The Hyphomicrobiales bacterium genome has a window encoding:
- a CDS encoding Ferric iron ABC transporter, permease protein, with amino-acid sequence MSRQFSSIWFWFSALALAILAVFLLYPLLNVLTGSIGSGGRNGWVTLAGDPKYFAAIVNTIVLGIAVTLTTTLIGVPLAYFTARFDFPGKSIVAVLPLITLVIPEVIAAQTWLMMLGNNGFITRWLGSHGIDMPSFYGWPGLITVMTFTYYTYTYIGTLAAIRGFDVQLEEAAQSLGTSPAQSRLKVMLPVVLPSVLASALLVFTLVVGNFATATILGSRVPLLSVLTYQAAVAEGGSDPVMQSTLATVSIALVMIVLFVQRWIVARGRHEVTQGRGARAEKLRGLPGLVIGVSAAILVIVSLLPLGSIVVGAFTVSRGPVMRWGEWTTAHVERLVKIAPDPVINTLLYSAAATAIGITFSAIVSYLIVKKRNILTPALDYLTALPLALSGTIIGIGLVMSFNTGFLPLTGTASIIVLAYIVRRLPFGIRNSSSTLYNIPNSIEEASISLGVPPVSTFFKVVLPLMLPAVAAAAVLTWTTTVAELSASIIVYSGGRETMPIQIYKLIDSNLMAPASAYGLVLVAVILIPIIVATRVFKIDLFSSKS; translated from the coding sequence ATGAGCCGCCAGTTCAGCTCGATCTGGTTCTGGTTCTCCGCGCTGGCGCTGGCGATCCTGGCCGTCTTCCTGCTCTATCCCCTGCTCAACGTGCTGACCGGCTCCATCGGCAGCGGCGGCCGCAATGGCTGGGTGACGCTCGCCGGCGATCCCAAATACTTCGCCGCCATCGTCAACACCATCGTGCTCGGCATCGCGGTGACGCTGACCACGACGCTGATCGGCGTACCGCTCGCCTATTTCACGGCGCGCTTCGATTTTCCCGGCAAGTCGATCGTCGCCGTGCTGCCGCTGATCACGCTGGTCATTCCCGAGGTCATCGCCGCTCAGACCTGGCTGATGATGCTCGGCAATAACGGCTTCATCACCCGCTGGCTCGGCAGCCACGGCATCGACATGCCGAGCTTCTACGGCTGGCCCGGCCTGATCACGGTGATGACCTTCACCTACTACACCTACACCTATATCGGCACGCTCGCCGCCATCCGCGGCTTCGACGTCCAGCTCGAAGAGGCGGCCCAGAGCCTCGGCACCTCGCCCGCGCAATCGCGGCTCAAGGTGATGCTGCCGGTGGTGCTGCCCTCCGTGCTGGCGAGCGCGCTGCTCGTCTTCACGCTCGTCGTCGGCAACTTCGCCACCGCCACCATCCTCGGCAGCCGCGTGCCGCTGCTCTCGGTCCTGACCTACCAGGCCGCTGTCGCCGAGGGCGGCTCCGACCCGGTGATGCAGTCGACGCTGGCGACCGTCTCGATCGCGCTCGTCATGATCGTGCTGTTCGTCCAGCGCTGGATCGTGGCGCGCGGCCGCCACGAGGTTACGCAAGGCCGCGGCGCCCGCGCCGAGAAGCTGCGCGGCCTGCCCGGCCTCGTCATCGGCGTCAGCGCCGCGATCCTGGTCATCGTCTCGCTCCTGCCGCTCGGCTCGATCGTCGTCGGCGCCTTCACGGTCTCGCGCGGCCCGGTGATGCGTTGGGGCGAGTGGACGACCGCCCATGTCGAGCGCCTCGTGAAGATCGCGCCCGACCCGGTGATCAACACCCTGCTCTATTCGGCCGCCGCGACCGCGATCGGCATCACCTTCAGCGCCATCGTCAGCTATCTGATCGTCAAGAAGCGGAACATTCTCACCCCCGCGCTCGACTATCTGACGGCCCTGCCGCTGGCGCTTTCGGGCACGATCATCGGCATCGGCCTGGTGATGTCCTTCAACACCGGCTTCCTGCCGCTGACCGGGACGGCAAGCATCATCGTGCTGGCCTATATCGTGCGCCGCCTGCCCTTCGGCATCCGCAACTCCTCCTCGACGCTCTACAACATCCCCAACTCGATCGAGGAGGCCTCGATCAGCCTCGGCGTGCCGCCGGTCTCGACCTTCTTCAAGGTCGTGCTGCCGCTGATGCTGCCGGCCGTCGCCGCGGCCGCGGTGCTGACCTGGACGACCACCGTCGCCGAGCTCTCGGCCTCGATCATCGTCTATTCCGGCGGACGCGAAACCATGCCGATCCAGATCTACAAGCTGATCGACTCCAACCTGATGGCCCCGGCCTCGGCCTATGGCCTCGTCCTGGTCGCGGTCATCCTGATCCCGATCATCGTCGCCACCCGCGTCTTCAAGATCGACCTGTTCTCGTCGAAGAGCTGA
- the fbpC gene encoding Fe(3+) ions import ATP-binding protein FbpC, translating to MGITIEDLAVAYGGQRVIDGLALTIEPGSFFTLLGPSGCGKTTLLRTIAGFVPAERGHMRFGGTEVTHLPPHKRDIGMCFQDYALFPDKTVFDNVAYGLRARKQAESAIKPKVQAALERVGLGHLGGRHPAALSGGQRQRVALARALVIQPKVLLMDEPLSNLDAKLRLQVRETIVELQREAKITTVFVTHDREEALAMSDRIGVMNQGRLEQVGTPAQIYREPRTGYVADFVGGANIVAIETAARQAGETGPVGLDGASITAYAPAAIGAGKATLVARPEDILLAEPGSAGTLPARIAHRQYLGGKTSYKVTLDSGRTLAVDLQSGAHDRFEPGATVGLGFDPARTLVLAS from the coding sequence ATGGGCATCACGATTGAGGATCTTGCCGTCGCCTATGGCGGGCAGCGTGTGATCGACGGGCTTGCGCTGACGATCGAGCCTGGGAGCTTCTTCACGCTGCTCGGCCCCTCGGGCTGCGGCAAGACCACGCTGCTGCGGACCATTGCCGGCTTCGTCCCGGCCGAGCGCGGCCATATGCGCTTCGGCGGCACGGAGGTGACGCATCTGCCGCCGCACAAGCGCGATATCGGCATGTGCTTCCAGGACTACGCGCTCTTCCCCGACAAGACCGTGTTCGACAACGTCGCCTACGGCCTGCGCGCCCGCAAGCAGGCGGAGAGCGCGATCAAGCCCAAGGTCCAGGCGGCGCTGGAGCGCGTCGGCCTCGGCCATCTCGGCGGTCGACATCCGGCTGCCCTGTCGGGCGGCCAGCGCCAGCGCGTCGCCTTGGCGCGTGCCCTCGTCATCCAGCCGAAGGTGCTGCTGATGGACGAGCCGCTCTCCAATCTCGACGCCAAGCTGCGCCTGCAGGTGCGCGAGACCATCGTCGAGCTCCAGCGCGAGGCGAAGATCACCACGGTCTTCGTCACCCATGATCGCGAGGAGGCGCTCGCCATGTCGGACCGGATCGGCGTGATGAACCAGGGCCGGCTCGAACAAGTCGGCACGCCCGCCCAGATCTATCGCGAGCCGCGCACCGGCTATGTCGCGGATTTCGTCGGCGGCGCCAACATCGTCGCCATCGAGACCGCCGCCCGCCAGGCCGGCGAGACCGGCCCCGTCGGCCTCGACGGCGCCTCGATCACGGCTTACGCACCGGCCGCGATCGGCGCCGGCAAGGCCACGCTGGTGGCACGGCCGGAAGATATCCTGCTCGCCGAGCCCGGCAGCGCCGGCACATTGCCGGCCCGGATCGCCCACCGGCAATATCTCGGCGGCAAGACCAGCTACAAGGTCACGCTCGACAGCGGGCGGACGCTCGCCGTCGACCTGCAGAGCGGCGCGCATGACCGCTTCGAGCCCGGCGCCACCGTGGGCCTCGGCTTCGATCCCGCCCGCACGCTGGTGCTCGCGTCATGA
- a CDS encoding Histidinol-phosphatase translates to MTDHADNEAEWLAFALQMTEQSGSILREAATARPDVEVKPDRSFVTALDARIERRMREMLADRFPNHGIIGEEEAPSDGDADLVWVLDPIDGTAAFIAGLPVYGTLIALMREGEPILGIIDHPITGDRWIGIKGKPTTHNSRPCRTRSCAALGEAILSASNPDFFDEEETPALDAMRAATAWRIWGGACMSFGLLASGRTDAAFDTRLKLWDFAPFRPIVEGAGGVITDWEGQPITHKTGKRIMAAGDPARHREMLRLVEETMKR, encoded by the coding sequence ATGACGGACCACGCCGACAACGAGGCCGAATGGCTGGCTTTTGCCCTGCAGATGACCGAGCAGAGCGGCAGCATCCTGCGTGAAGCGGCCACGGCCCGCCCCGATGTCGAGGTCAAGCCCGACCGCAGCTTCGTCACCGCGCTCGATGCCCGCATCGAGCGGCGCATGCGCGAGATGCTCGCCGACCGCTTTCCCAACCATGGCATCATCGGCGAGGAGGAAGCCCCTTCCGATGGCGATGCCGATCTGGTCTGGGTGCTCGATCCGATTGACGGCACCGCCGCCTTCATCGCCGGGCTGCCGGTCTACGGCACGCTGATCGCCCTGATGCGCGAGGGCGAGCCCATCCTCGGCATCATCGACCACCCGATCACCGGCGACCGCTGGATCGGCATCAAGGGCAAGCCGACGACGCATAACAGCCGCCCCTGCCGGACCCGCTCCTGCGCCGCGCTCGGCGAGGCGATCCTGTCCGCCAGCAACCCCGATTTCTTCGACGAAGAAGAGACCCCGGCCCTCGACGCGATGCGCGCCGCCACGGCGTGGCGCATCTGGGGCGGAGCCTGCATGAGCTTCGGCCTGCTGGCGAGCGGACGCACCGACGCCGCCTTCGACACCCGCCTCAAGCTCTGGGACTTCGCGCCCTTCCGGCCGATCGTCGAAGGCGCCGGCGGCGTCATCACCGACTGGGAAGGCCAGCCGATCACGCACAAGACGGGCAAGCGCATTATGGCAGCCGGCGACCCGGCCCGCCACCGTGAGATGCTGCGGCTCGTCGAGGAAACCATGAAGCGCTGA
- a CDS encoding Aspartate aminotransferase, producing MGSMKIEEFSLERIQSLYENTVEFNLSDSGVHPYSLNELLSADQRAKLMEVELGYGWTNGAVELREDIARLYRNRTSDEVIVTNGSAEANFLMVMSLIEPGDEIVVFVPNYLQIWGWARAIGANVKEVKLREELGWTPDLDEVRRAITPRTKLMTICNPNNPTGSLLSRETMDALVAIAREQGCYLHADEVYKGAELETDEPPSFADLYEKAIITSGLSKAMALPGLRIGWLVGPAAEIYTAWQNKDYTSITTSALSEQIARIVVQPAKRAEILQRSKTILRENLALLTNWVKANDEFFSFVPPKAGGMAFIKYSHSMNSTDLVHRLREERGIMLLPGDVYGLDGYIRIGIGAPGEHLSAGLERLSDYLKSQPR from the coding sequence ATGGGCAGCATGAAGATCGAAGAATTCAGCCTCGAGCGCATCCAGTCGCTCTACGAGAACACCGTCGAGTTCAATCTCTCGGACAGCGGCGTCCATCCCTATTCGCTGAACGAGTTGCTGAGCGCCGATCAGCGCGCCAAGCTGATGGAGGTCGAGCTCGGCTATGGCTGGACCAACGGCGCGGTCGAGCTGCGCGAGGACATCGCTAGGCTCTACCGCAACCGGACCTCGGACGAGGTGATCGTCACCAACGGCTCGGCCGAAGCCAATTTCCTGATGGTGATGTCGCTGATCGAGCCGGGCGACGAGATCGTCGTCTTCGTGCCGAATTACCTGCAGATCTGGGGCTGGGCGCGGGCGATCGGCGCCAATGTCAAGGAAGTGAAGCTGCGCGAGGAGCTGGGCTGGACGCCCGATCTCGACGAGGTCCGCCGTGCGATCACGCCGCGCACCAAGCTGATGACGATCTGCAACCCGAACAATCCGACCGGCAGCCTGCTCTCGCGCGAGACGATGGACGCGCTGGTCGCGATCGCCCGGGAACAGGGCTGCTATCTTCACGCCGACGAGGTCTACAAGGGGGCTGAGCTCGAAACCGACGAGCCTCCAAGCTTCGCCGATCTCTACGAGAAGGCGATCATCACCAGCGGGCTCTCGAAGGCGATGGCGCTGCCCGGCCTGCGCATCGGCTGGCTGGTCGGCCCTGCCGCCGAGATCTACACTGCTTGGCAGAACAAGGACTACACCTCGATCACGACGAGCGCGCTGAGCGAGCAGATCGCCCGGATCGTCGTCCAGCCGGCTAAGCGTGCCGAGATCCTGCAGCGCAGCAAGACCATCCTGCGGGAGAACCTCGCCCTCCTCACGAACTGGGTGAAGGCGAACGACGAGTTCTTCTCCTTCGTACCGCCGAAGGCCGGCGGCATGGCCTTCATCAAGTACAGCCACTCGATGAATTCGACCGATCTCGTCCATCGTCTGCGCGAGGAGCGCGGCATCATGCTGCTGCCCGGCGACGTCTACGGTCTCGACGGCTATATCCGCATCGGCATCGGCGCGCCGGGCGAGCATCTCTCGGCGGGTCTCGAACGGCTGAGCGACTATCTCAAGTCGCAGCCGCGCTGA
- the dauR gene encoding Transcriptional regulator DauR produces the protein MTPELAPYLAVCDAVALLFRPHAEVVLHDLGSQSVVHIAGNFSQRVLGEPSLLDEIGFDPDETIIGPYEKVNWDGRRLKSISIVLSAGAKAIGVLCINVDVSQFHALMQTLSAFATVPAGAEKPQALFKEDWHERINEFVQQWTQSRGLAVTNLSRAEKRELVADLAANGAFGGRNAAAYISRILGLARATVYNYLNQANETPDA, from the coding sequence ATGACGCCGGAACTGGCTCCGTACCTGGCCGTCTGCGATGCGGTGGCGCTGCTGTTCCGGCCGCATGCCGAGGTCGTGCTGCACGATCTCGGCTCGCAGAGCGTCGTGCATATCGCCGGCAATTTCTCGCAGCGCGTGCTGGGCGAGCCGTCGTTGCTCGACGAGATCGGCTTCGACCCTGACGAGACGATCATCGGCCCCTATGAGAAGGTGAACTGGGACGGGCGGCGGCTGAAGTCGATCAGCATCGTGCTCTCGGCCGGGGCCAAGGCGATCGGTGTGCTCTGCATCAATGTCGATGTCTCGCAGTTCCACGCGTTGATGCAGACGCTTTCGGCCTTCGCGACCGTGCCGGCCGGGGCGGAGAAGCCGCAGGCGCTGTTCAAGGAGGATTGGCACGAGCGCATCAACGAGTTTGTGCAGCAATGGACGCAGAGTCGCGGCCTTGCCGTGACCAATCTCAGCCGTGCCGAGAAGCGTGAGCTCGTGGCCGACCTCGCCGCCAACGGCGCCTTCGGCGGGCGCAATGCGGCGGCCTATATCTCGCGCATCCTCGGGCTCGCCCGTGCGACCGTCTACAACTACCTCAACCAGGCCAACGAGACTCCGGATGCTTGA
- a CDS encoding Ornithine cyclodeaminase — protein sequence MLDLTRAQIEAAVDLDRAFVALEDGFKAAAAGQVQMPPVGYLGFPAHNGDCHVKFGHIAGDAIFVVKIATGFYDNPAKGLPTTSGMMIALSAETGAVVAILRDEGWLTDLRTGLAGAIATRAGMRADARRIGIVGAGTQARFQIRAAAHLLREREPRFAAWGRSPEKLEALRSNLEREGIAIEPVAELEALCAQSDALITVTPAAAPIIRDDWIRPGTHITALGADAPGKQELDSALVALADVRIADSLEQSLDHGEFAAAAAVGLIDAGDCVELGAVLAGDVPARRSDDDITIADLTGIAVQDIAIARVVLDGIGRR from the coding sequence ATGCTTGATCTGACGCGGGCACAGATCGAGGCGGCCGTCGACCTCGACCGGGCCTTTGTGGCTCTGGAGGATGGGTTCAAGGCCGCCGCGGCCGGCCAGGTGCAGATGCCGCCGGTCGGCTATCTCGGCTTCCCCGCCCATAATGGCGATTGCCACGTCAAGTTCGGCCATATCGCCGGGGATGCCATCTTCGTCGTGAAGATCGCGACCGGGTTTTACGACAATCCGGCGAAGGGCCTGCCGACGACGAGCGGGATGATGATCGCGCTCTCGGCCGAGACCGGCGCGGTCGTCGCCATATTGCGCGATGAGGGCTGGCTCACCGATCTCAGGACCGGGCTCGCCGGCGCCATCGCGACGCGCGCCGGGATGCGGGCCGATGCGCGCCGGATCGGGATCGTGGGCGCCGGCACGCAGGCGCGTTTCCAGATCCGTGCCGCCGCGCATCTGTTGCGCGAGCGCGAACCGCGCTTTGCCGCCTGGGGGCGCTCGCCGGAGAAGCTGGAGGCACTGCGGAGCAATCTCGAACGGGAAGGGATTGCTATCGAGCCGGTGGCGGAGCTGGAAGCGCTGTGCGCGCAATCGGACGCGCTGATCACCGTGACACCGGCCGCCGCGCCGATCATCCGCGACGACTGGATCAGGCCGGGCACGCATATCACCGCGCTCGGCGCCGATGCGCCGGGCAAGCAGGAGTTGGACAGCGCGCTGGTCGCGTTGGCCGATGTCCGGATTGCGGATTCGCTGGAGCAGAGCCTCGACCATGGCGAGTTCGCGGCTGCCGCGGCGGTTGGGCTGATCGATGCGGGCGATTGCGTCGAGCTGGGAGCCGTGCTGGCCGGAGATGTACCGGCGCGCCGCTCCGACGACGACATCACCATCGCCGACCTGACCGGGATCGCGGTGCAGGATATCGCGATCGCGCGGGTGGTCCTGGACGGGATCGGGCGCCGATAG
- a CDS encoding Aspartate aminotransferase: MKFDIFQMERNQTLFENDVEINLTESGVHPWTIEDILGEQAARDLLKQPLGYGWTDGRPSLRANIASWYPGATAANVLVTNGSSEATMIALMALFEPGDALVFALPNFMQIDGLGRALGFDIRRLELSGDSDWQIDPDHLARVAAGAKAIAVTNPANPTGSVLSAESRAALIEAAKRNDAWLMVDEIYRGGEIDGTETETLWGSYPKVVVTSSLSKSFACPGLRLGWIVAPAEVVASAAERQDYTTIGSGILSQILAEEVMRPETRGRLLARGRDLLRSNADLVAQWMAQHNDWSWRRPQAGGMAFLRYPLDMPSEVFSQKLREEESVFVVAGSWFGIENHIRIGIGVPTETLREGLARMDRFLARQKG, from the coding sequence GTGAAGTTCGACATTTTCCAGATGGAGCGGAACCAGACGCTCTTCGAGAACGACGTCGAGATCAATCTGACCGAGAGCGGCGTCCATCCCTGGACGATCGAGGACATTCTGGGCGAACAGGCGGCGCGCGATCTGCTCAAGCAGCCGCTCGGCTATGGCTGGACCGATGGCCGGCCGAGCTTACGCGCCAACATCGCCTCCTGGTATCCGGGCGCCACCGCCGCCAATGTGCTGGTGACCAACGGCTCCTCCGAGGCGACGATGATCGCGCTGATGGCTCTGTTCGAGCCCGGCGACGCGCTGGTCTTCGCCTTGCCGAACTTCATGCAGATCGACGGCCTCGGCCGGGCGCTCGGCTTCGACATCCGCCGGCTCGAACTCTCCGGCGACAGCGACTGGCAGATCGACCCGGACCATCTCGCCCGCGTTGCGGCCGGCGCCAAGGCTATCGCCGTGACCAACCCGGCCAACCCCACCGGCAGCGTGCTCTCGGCTGAAAGCCGCGCCGCCCTCATCGAGGCCGCGAAGCGCAACGACGCCTGGCTCATGGTCGACGAGATCTATCGCGGCGGCGAGATCGACGGCACCGAGACCGAAACGCTCTGGGGCAGCTATCCCAAGGTCGTCGTCACCTCGAGCCTGTCGAAATCCTTTGCCTGCCCAGGCCTGCGCCTCGGCTGGATCGTCGCGCCCGCAGAGGTCGTGGCGTCCGCGGCCGAGCGGCAGGACTACACCACCATCGGCAGCGGCATCCTCAGCCAGATCCTCGCGGAAGAGGTGATGCGGCCCGAGACTCGCGGGCGATTGCTCGCACGCGGCCGCGATTTGCTGCGCAGCAATGCCGATCTCGTTGCGCAATGGATGGCGCAGCATAACGACTGGTCCTGGCGGCGCCCTCAGGCCGGCGGCATGGCCTTCCTGCGCTATCCGCTCGACATGCCCTCCGAGGTCTTCTCGCAGAAGCTGCGCGAGGAGGAGAGCGTCTTCGTCGTGGCCGGCAGCTGGTTCGGCATCGAGAACCACATCCGCATCGGCATCGGCGTACCGACCGAGACACTGCGGGAAGGGCTGGCGCGGATGGATCGTTTTCTCGCGCGGCAGAAGGGTTAA
- a CDS encoding conserved hypothetical protein (Evidence 4 : Unknown function but conserved in other organisms) encodes MFESMMPTQNFRFPGVLNSQELLVAEAAQARAWAALDYDARTDVELEAEARDRLGRIILQAMSRGSDSISDLAAAAVAEFKATKPAMSVEIAGPQPG; translated from the coding sequence ATGTTCGAATCGATGATGCCTACCCAGAATTTCCGCTTTCCCGGTGTCCTGAATTCCCAGGAGCTTCTCGTCGCAGAGGCCGCGCAGGCAAGAGCCTGGGCGGCGCTGGACTATGACGCGCGGACGGATGTCGAGCTCGAAGCGGAAGCGCGGGATCGCCTGGGGCGCATCATCCTGCAGGCGATGTCGCGGGGATCGGATTCGATTTCCGATCTCGCGGCGGCGGCCGTCGCCGAGTTCAAGGCGACCAAGCCGGCGATGAGCGTCGAGATCGCCGGCCCGCAGCCGGGCTGA
- the occT gene encoding Octopine-binding periplasmic protein, translating to MKTIARLFALAALGAAAFAAPVLALAPQKVRIATEGAFRPWNWTEANGTLAGFEIDLYKDLCKRANLDCSIEAQAFDGMIPALNAGKFDAIMAGMSVTPKREEAILFSNPYGSTGQTFAVIKGSPLANLPDTGKIFHLTTDEAGALAEIEKLKPLLKGKIVGVQTSTINGAFLEKYLKGIVEVREYKTTEQHDLDLAAGRVDLIMASMAYLSTAAKKAGNEDMVVVGPRFQGGIVGKGSAIGLRKSDTELKAKFDKAIAEANADGTIKALSEKFFGFDVTVR from the coding sequence ATGAAGACCATCGCCAGGCTGTTCGCGCTCGCCGCGCTCGGCGCCGCCGCTTTCGCGGCCCCCGTTCTCGCCCTGGCGCCGCAAAAGGTGCGCATCGCCACCGAAGGCGCCTTCCGCCCGTGGAACTGGACCGAGGCCAACGGCACGCTGGCCGGCTTCGAGATCGACCTCTACAAGGACCTGTGCAAGCGTGCCAATCTCGACTGCTCGATCGAGGCCCAGGCCTTCGACGGCATGATCCCGGCCCTCAACGCCGGCAAGTTCGACGCGATCATGGCCGGCATGTCGGTCACCCCGAAGCGCGAGGAGGCGATCCTGTTCTCGAACCCCTACGGTTCGACCGGCCAGACCTTCGCCGTCATCAAGGGCAGCCCACTCGCCAACCTGCCGGACACCGGCAAGATCTTCCACCTGACCACCGACGAGGCCGGCGCGCTGGCGGAAATCGAGAAGCTGAAGCCGCTGCTCAAGGGCAAGATCGTCGGCGTCCAGACCTCGACCATCAACGGCGCCTTCCTCGAGAAGTACCTGAAGGGCATCGTCGAGGTCCGCGAATACAAGACCACCGAGCAGCATGACCTCGACCTCGCCGCCGGCCGCGTCGACCTGATCATGGCCTCGATGGCCTATCTCTCCACGGCCGCCAAGAAGGCCGGCAACGAGGACATGGTCGTCGTCGGCCCGCGCTTCCAGGGCGGCATCGTCGGCAAGGGCAGCGCCATCGGCCTGCGCAAGAGCGACACCGAGCTGAAGGCCAAGTTCGACAAGGCGATCGCCGAGGCCAATGCCGACGGCACGATCAAGGCGCTGAGCGAGAAGTTCTTCGGTTTCGACGTCACGGTGCGCTGA
- the hisP gene encoding lysine/arginine/ornithine ABC transporter/histidine ABC transporter, ATP binding subunit: MSAAIERPVAVSLTNLRKTFGSLEVLKGISLEAREGDVVSILGSSGSGKSTMLRCINMLEVPDSGDITVAGETIRLQKTANGTKPADPRQVDRIRTELGMVFQSFNLWSHMTVLENVIEAPIHVQGRPRAECIAEAEALLARVGIADKRNHYPAHLSGGQQQRAAIARALAQRPKVMLFDEPTSALDPELVGEVLRVMRSLAEEGRTMLVVTHEMGFARDVSSKVVFLHKGVVEEEGPPAQVFTASRSERFRQFLAG; this comes from the coding sequence ATGAGCGCCGCCATCGAACGCCCGGTCGCGGTCTCGCTGACCAATCTGCGCAAGACCTTCGGTTCGCTCGAAGTCCTGAAGGGCATCTCGCTCGAAGCCCGCGAGGGCGACGTCGTCTCGATCCTCGGCTCCTCGGGCTCCGGCAAGTCGACCATGCTCCGCTGCATCAACATGCTGGAGGTGCCGGACTCCGGCGACATCACCGTCGCCGGTGAGACCATCCGCCTGCAAAAGACGGCGAACGGCACCAAGCCCGCCGATCCGCGTCAGGTCGACCGCATTCGCACCGAACTCGGCATGGTCTTCCAGAGCTTCAATCTCTGGTCGCACATGACCGTGCTCGAAAACGTCATCGAGGCGCCGATCCATGTGCAGGGCCGCCCGCGCGCCGAATGCATCGCCGAGGCCGAGGCGCTGCTCGCCCGCGTCGGCATCGCCGACAAGCGCAACCATTATCCGGCGCATCTCTCCGGCGGCCAGCAGCAGCGCGCGGCGATCGCCCGCGCGCTCGCCCAGCGCCCCAAGGTCATGCTCTTCGACGAGCCGACCTCGGCGCTCGACCCCGAACTCGTCGGCGAGGTGCTGCGCGTGATGCGCTCGCTCGCCGAGGAAGGCCGCACCATGCTGGTCGTGACGCATGAGATGGGCTTCGCCCGCGACGTCTCCAGCAAGGTCGTGTTCCTGCACAAGGGCGTCGTCGAAGAGGAGGGCCCGCCCGCGCAGGTCTTCACCGCCAGCCGTTCCGAACGCTTCCGCCAGTTTCTTGCCGGCTGA